From one Lycium barbarum isolate Lr01 chromosome 6, ASM1917538v2, whole genome shotgun sequence genomic stretch:
- the LOC132645599 gene encoding uncharacterized protein LOC132645599 isoform X3 — protein MVKSAPPKKKKRASRKGVKFDPLSVYDFTDTDNDLSSEEIEETSSDSMDSKLQTTPKSNVKKYPGAKGSVRGKSGRKKKLLKDVGKNKGKSLQVVAGDKVIIGSKKRKLDNGPSSPSNLKTWDFYIPPNKHFHTRVSSQTNCEVVKLLKSKLDDRQLQIFRGTRFGYFLDLPDVIVQNQLIHSLLLRQVVPENEDELWFKVNGTKLRFGLAELGIITGLKCCGDADKGYESSGPNRLMDMYFSGLKKVPKPLLVDCFLQKRWRSDEDAVKIAVLYFIHTFLFSTATKKTFITKADFDIVESGDYETFPWGILVLRAMVESMSNRLREGLKMYRLGGLPLALQCWFYECCTIVDGKLAHRVDNKVPRILNWKIKKQPTLNELSGGFFKISRDKLKFKNVSPTEFEQFHLDLPESSGNPNDEVASRDLLAIQASEDDFSIPPSEDDFSTPPRKNKNQPKTQSDPPVNNLERIAELKRLSDEQSELKSDIREMSLKQSRRCRRNNRKRIIQKYCTLMEEMATMTDMVMEIPVVLTLMMTMVVMAQIMARTSTPWVTRRIPRKSIMEPWVELQMHKESLFSLSYI, from the exons ATGGTAAAGTCGGCTCcacccaagaaaaagaaaagagcaaGCAGAAAAGGGGTGAAATTCGACCCTTTGTCTGTTTATGATTTTACTGATACTGATAATGATTTATCATCAGAGGAAATTGAAGAAACTAGTTCTGATTCTATGGATTCCAAGTTGCAAACAACCCCTAAATCTAATGTCAAGAAATACCCTGGAGCTAAAGGTTCTGTAAGAGGTAAATCAGGTAGAAAAAAGAAGCTGCTAAAGGATGTTGGAAAAAATAAGGGTAAATCTTTACAGGTGGTTGCTGGGGATAAAGTTATTATTGGATCAAAAAAGAGAAAGCTGGATAATGGTCCTTCAAGCCCCTCTAATTTGAAG ACTTGGGATTTCTATATTCCACCAAATAAACATTTCCACACGCGTGTAAGTTCGCAAACAAATTGTGAAGTCGTTAAATTGTTGAAGAGCAAGTTGGATGATAGACAGCTCCAGATCTTCAGGGGAACCCGATTCGGGTACTTTCTAGATTTGCCTGATGTAATTGTACAGAACCAGCTTATACATTCCTTATTGCTCAGGCAGGTGGTCCCAGAAAATGAGGACGAACTGTGGTTTAAAGTGAACGGAACCAAGTTGCGTTTTGGACTGGCAGAATTGGGGATTATTACTGGTTTGAAATGTTGTGGTGATGCTGATAAGGGTTACGAATCCAGTGGTCCCAATAGGTTGATGGATATGTACTTTTCTGGACTTAAAAAGGTACCCAAGCCGTTATTAGTTGACTGCTTCCTCCAAAAGAGATGGAGGTCGGACGAGGATGCGGTCAAGATTGCTGTGCTGTATTTTATACACACGTTCTTGTTCTCAACTGCGACTAAGAAAACGTTCATCACGAAGGCTGATTTTGATATTGTTGAGAGTGGGGATTATGAGACATTCCCTTGGGGTATACTTGTACTTAGAGCCATGGTGGAGTCCATGAGCAATAGGTTGCGGGAGGGTCTAAAGATGTATAGGCTTGGGGGTTTACCTTTGGCTTTACAGTGTTGGTTCTACGAGTGCTGCACTATTGTTGATGGCAAGTTGGCTCACCGGGTTGACAATAAAGTACCTCGTATTCTTAATTGGAAAATTAAGAAGCAACCGACCTTGAATGAGTTGTCTGGTGGGTTCTTCAAGATCAGCAGGGACAAG TTGAAGTTCAAGAATGTTTCTCCGACGGAGTTTGAGCAATTTCACTTGGATTTGCCTGAATCATCTGGAAATCCAAATGATGAGGTGGCATCCAGAGATCTTCTTGCAATTCAAGCTAGTGAGGATGACTTCAGCATTCCTCCTAGTGAGGATGACTTCAGCACTCCTCCTAGAAAAAACAAAAATCAGCCCAAAACCCAATCGGACCCCCCAGTGAACAATTTGGAGAGGATTGCCGAGCTCAAACGACTTTCTGATGAACAGTCGGAGTTGAAGAGTGATATTCGAGAG ATGTCTTTAAAGCAATCGAGACGTTGTCGAAGAAACAATCGGAAAAGGATAATTCAGAAGTATTGCAC ATTGATGGAAGAGATGGCAACCATGACAGACATGGTGATGGAGATTCCGGTGGTTTTAACGCTAATGATGACCATGGTCGTGATGGCCCAGATCATGGCAAGGACTTCCACTCCCTGGGTGACAAGGAGAATACCAAGAAAGTCAATAATGGAACCCTGGGTGGAGTTACAAATGCATAAGGAAAGTCTATTTTCGCTGTCCTACATTTAA
- the LOC132599999 gene encoding putative ripening-related protein 5, whose product MKNSCVGTSLMALLFFATLTCCIDARLQACQPSGKISGIEPPPGQCNPENDSDCCKQGKMYTTYKCSPPVTGNTKAVLTLNSFQKGGDGGGPSACDNQYHSDDTPVVALSTGWYSGGDRCLNYITVTANGTSVKAKVVDECDSTMGCDDEHDYQPPCPNNIVDASKAVWKALGIPEGDWGDYDITWSDACQPSGKIRGIKPPPGQCNPENDSDCCKQGKMYTTYKCSPPVTGNAKAVLTLNSFQAGGDGGGPSECDNQYHSDETPVVALSTGWYSGGDRCLNFITVSANGKSVKAKVVDECDSTMGCDDEHDYQPPCPNNIVDASKAVWEALGIPEGDWGDYDITWSDA is encoded by the exons ATGAAGAACTCTTGCGTGGGTACATCTCTTATGGCTTTGCTGTTTTTTGCCACACTTACTTGCTGCATAGATGCAAGATTACAGGCTTGCCAGCCAAGTGGTAAAATCAGTGGCATAGAGCCACCACCAGGACAATGTAACCCCGAAAATGACTCAGATTGTTGCAAACAAGGCAAGATGTACACCACTTACAAATGCTCACCTCCGGTGACCGGGAACACAAAGGCTGTTTTAACCCTAAATAGCTTCCAAAAGGGTGGAGATGGTGGTGGACCATCAGCATGTGATAACCAATACCATTCTGATGATACTCCGGTCGTTGCCCTTTCAACTGGATGGTATAGTGGAGGAGATAGGTGCCTTAACTATATCACAGTAACTGCTAATGGCACAAGTGTGAAGGCTAAAGTTGTAGACGAGTGTGATTCTACCATGGGATGTGATGACGAGCATGATTATCAACCTCCATGCCCGAATAACATTGTTGATGCTTCTAAAGCTGTGTGGAAAGCCTTGGGTATACCAGAAGGTGACTGGGGCGATTATGACATCACATGGTCAGAT GCTTGCCAGCCGAGCGGCAAAATCCGAGGCATAAAGCCGCCACCAGGACAATGTAACCCTGAAAATGACTCAGATTGTTGCAAACAAGGCAAAATGTACACCACTTACAAATGCTCGCCTCCAGTGACCGGCAACGCCAAGGCTGTTTTGACCTTAAATAGCTTCCAAGCAGGTGGAGATGGTGGTGGACCTTCGGAATGTGATAACCAATACCACTCTGATGAGACTCCAGTTGTCGCCCTTTCAACTGGATGGTATAGTGGAGGAGATAGGTGCCTCAACTTTATCACCGTAAGTGCTAATGGCAAGAGTGTGAAGGCTAAAGTTGTAGACGAGTGTGACTCTACCATGGGATGTGATGATGAACATGACTATCAGCCTCCATGCCCGAATAACATCGTTGATGCCTCTAAAGCAGTTTGGGAAGCCTTGGGCATACCTGAAGGCGACTGGGGTGATTATGACATTACATGGTCTGATGCTTAG
- the LOC132645599 gene encoding uncharacterized protein LOC132645599 isoform X2 has protein sequence MVKSAPPKKKKRASRKGVKFDPLSVYDFTDTDNDLSSEEIEETSSDSMDSKLQTTPKSNVKKYPGAKGSVRGKSGRKKKLLKDVGKNKGKSLQVVAGDKVIIGSKKRKLDNGPSSPSNLKTWDFYIPPNKHFHTRVSSQTNCEVVKLLKSKLDDRQLQIFRGTRFGYFLDLPDVIVQNQLIHSLLLRQVVPENEDELWFKVNGTKLRFGLAELGIITGLKCCGDADKGYESSGPNRLMDMYFSGLKKVPKPLLVDCFLQKRWRSDEDAVKIAVLYFIHTFLFSTATKKTFITKADFDIVESGDYETFPWGILVLRAMVESMSNRLREGLKMYRLGGLPLALQCWFYECCTIVDGKLAHRVDNKVPRILNWKIKKQPTLNELSGGFFKISRDKLKFKNVSPTEFEQFHLDLPESSGNPNDEVASRDLLAIQASEDDFSIPPSEDDFSTPPRKNKNQPKTQSDPPVNNLERIAELKRLSDEQSELKSDIREVFKATELLKEQMIVSFADVFKAIETLSKKQSEKDNSEIDGRDGNHDRHGDGDSGGFNANDDHGRDGPDHGKDFHSLGDKENTKKVNNGTLGGVTNA, from the exons ATGGTAAAGTCGGCTCcacccaagaaaaagaaaagagcaaGCAGAAAAGGGGTGAAATTCGACCCTTTGTCTGTTTATGATTTTACTGATACTGATAATGATTTATCATCAGAGGAAATTGAAGAAACTAGTTCTGATTCTATGGATTCCAAGTTGCAAACAACCCCTAAATCTAATGTCAAGAAATACCCTGGAGCTAAAGGTTCTGTAAGAGGTAAATCAGGTAGAAAAAAGAAGCTGCTAAAGGATGTTGGAAAAAATAAGGGTAAATCTTTACAGGTGGTTGCTGGGGATAAAGTTATTATTGGATCAAAAAAGAGAAAGCTGGATAATGGTCCTTCAAGCCCCTCTAATTTGAAG ACTTGGGATTTCTATATTCCACCAAATAAACATTTCCACACGCGTGTAAGTTCGCAAACAAATTGTGAAGTCGTTAAATTGTTGAAGAGCAAGTTGGATGATAGACAGCTCCAGATCTTCAGGGGAACCCGATTCGGGTACTTTCTAGATTTGCCTGATGTAATTGTACAGAACCAGCTTATACATTCCTTATTGCTCAGGCAGGTGGTCCCAGAAAATGAGGACGAACTGTGGTTTAAAGTGAACGGAACCAAGTTGCGTTTTGGACTGGCAGAATTGGGGATTATTACTGGTTTGAAATGTTGTGGTGATGCTGATAAGGGTTACGAATCCAGTGGTCCCAATAGGTTGATGGATATGTACTTTTCTGGACTTAAAAAGGTACCCAAGCCGTTATTAGTTGACTGCTTCCTCCAAAAGAGATGGAGGTCGGACGAGGATGCGGTCAAGATTGCTGTGCTGTATTTTATACACACGTTCTTGTTCTCAACTGCGACTAAGAAAACGTTCATCACGAAGGCTGATTTTGATATTGTTGAGAGTGGGGATTATGAGACATTCCCTTGGGGTATACTTGTACTTAGAGCCATGGTGGAGTCCATGAGCAATAGGTTGCGGGAGGGTCTAAAGATGTATAGGCTTGGGGGTTTACCTTTGGCTTTACAGTGTTGGTTCTACGAGTGCTGCACTATTGTTGATGGCAAGTTGGCTCACCGGGTTGACAATAAAGTACCTCGTATTCTTAATTGGAAAATTAAGAAGCAACCGACCTTGAATGAGTTGTCTGGTGGGTTCTTCAAGATCAGCAGGGACAAG TTGAAGTTCAAGAATGTTTCTCCGACGGAGTTTGAGCAATTTCACTTGGATTTGCCTGAATCATCTGGAAATCCAAATGATGAGGTGGCATCCAGAGATCTTCTTGCAATTCAAGCTAGTGAGGATGACTTCAGCATTCCTCCTAGTGAGGATGACTTCAGCACTCCTCCTAGAAAAAACAAAAATCAGCCCAAAACCCAATCGGACCCCCCAGTGAACAATTTGGAGAGGATTGCCGAGCTCAAACGACTTTCTGATGAACAGTCGGAGTTGAAGAGTGATATTCGAGAG GTCTTTAAAGCAACCGAGTTGCTCAAGGAACAAATGATTGTGTCATTTGCAGATGTCTTTAAAGCAATCGAGACGTTGTCGAAGAAACAATCGGAAAAGGATAATTCAGAA ATTGATGGAAGAGATGGCAACCATGACAGACATGGTGATGGAGATTCCGGTGGTTTTAACGCTAATGATGACCATGGTCGTGATGGCCCAGATCATGGCAAGGACTTCCACTCCCTGGGTGACAAGGAGAATACCAAGAAAGTCAATAATGGAACCCTGGGTGGAGTTACAAATGCATAA
- the LOC132645599 gene encoding uncharacterized protein LOC132645599 isoform X1: MVKSAPPKKKKRASRKGVKFDPLSVYDFTDTDNDLSSEEIEETSSDSMDSKLQTTPKSNVKKYPGAKGSVRGKSGRKKKLLKDVGKNKGKSLQVVAGDKVIIGSKKRKLDNGPSSPSNLKTWDFYIPPNKHFHTRVSSQTNCEVVKLLKSKLDDRQLQIFRGTRFGYFLDLPDVIVQNQLIHSLLLRQVVPENEDELWFKVNGTKLRFGLAELGIITGLKCCGDADKGYESSGPNRLMDMYFSGLKKVPKPLLVDCFLQKRWRSDEDAVKIAVLYFIHTFLFSTATKKTFITKADFDIVESGDYETFPWGILVLRAMVESMSNRLREGLKMYRLGGLPLALQCWFYECCTIVDGKLAHRVDNKVPRILNWKIKKQPTLNELSGGFFKISRDKLKFKNVSPTEFEQFHLDLPESSGNPNDEVASRDLLAIQASEDDFSIPPSEDDFSTPPRKNKNQPKTQSDPPVNNLERIAELKRLSDEQSELKSDIREVFKATELLKEQMIVSFADVFKAIETLSKKQSEKDNSEVLHIDGRDGNHDRHGDGDSGGFNANDDHGRDGPDHGKDFHSLGDKENTKKVNNGTLGGVTNA; this comes from the exons ATGGTAAAGTCGGCTCcacccaagaaaaagaaaagagcaaGCAGAAAAGGGGTGAAATTCGACCCTTTGTCTGTTTATGATTTTACTGATACTGATAATGATTTATCATCAGAGGAAATTGAAGAAACTAGTTCTGATTCTATGGATTCCAAGTTGCAAACAACCCCTAAATCTAATGTCAAGAAATACCCTGGAGCTAAAGGTTCTGTAAGAGGTAAATCAGGTAGAAAAAAGAAGCTGCTAAAGGATGTTGGAAAAAATAAGGGTAAATCTTTACAGGTGGTTGCTGGGGATAAAGTTATTATTGGATCAAAAAAGAGAAAGCTGGATAATGGTCCTTCAAGCCCCTCTAATTTGAAG ACTTGGGATTTCTATATTCCACCAAATAAACATTTCCACACGCGTGTAAGTTCGCAAACAAATTGTGAAGTCGTTAAATTGTTGAAGAGCAAGTTGGATGATAGACAGCTCCAGATCTTCAGGGGAACCCGATTCGGGTACTTTCTAGATTTGCCTGATGTAATTGTACAGAACCAGCTTATACATTCCTTATTGCTCAGGCAGGTGGTCCCAGAAAATGAGGACGAACTGTGGTTTAAAGTGAACGGAACCAAGTTGCGTTTTGGACTGGCAGAATTGGGGATTATTACTGGTTTGAAATGTTGTGGTGATGCTGATAAGGGTTACGAATCCAGTGGTCCCAATAGGTTGATGGATATGTACTTTTCTGGACTTAAAAAGGTACCCAAGCCGTTATTAGTTGACTGCTTCCTCCAAAAGAGATGGAGGTCGGACGAGGATGCGGTCAAGATTGCTGTGCTGTATTTTATACACACGTTCTTGTTCTCAACTGCGACTAAGAAAACGTTCATCACGAAGGCTGATTTTGATATTGTTGAGAGTGGGGATTATGAGACATTCCCTTGGGGTATACTTGTACTTAGAGCCATGGTGGAGTCCATGAGCAATAGGTTGCGGGAGGGTCTAAAGATGTATAGGCTTGGGGGTTTACCTTTGGCTTTACAGTGTTGGTTCTACGAGTGCTGCACTATTGTTGATGGCAAGTTGGCTCACCGGGTTGACAATAAAGTACCTCGTATTCTTAATTGGAAAATTAAGAAGCAACCGACCTTGAATGAGTTGTCTGGTGGGTTCTTCAAGATCAGCAGGGACAAG TTGAAGTTCAAGAATGTTTCTCCGACGGAGTTTGAGCAATTTCACTTGGATTTGCCTGAATCATCTGGAAATCCAAATGATGAGGTGGCATCCAGAGATCTTCTTGCAATTCAAGCTAGTGAGGATGACTTCAGCATTCCTCCTAGTGAGGATGACTTCAGCACTCCTCCTAGAAAAAACAAAAATCAGCCCAAAACCCAATCGGACCCCCCAGTGAACAATTTGGAGAGGATTGCCGAGCTCAAACGACTTTCTGATGAACAGTCGGAGTTGAAGAGTGATATTCGAGAG GTCTTTAAAGCAACCGAGTTGCTCAAGGAACAAATGATTGTGTCATTTGCAGATGTCTTTAAAGCAATCGAGACGTTGTCGAAGAAACAATCGGAAAAGGATAATTCAGAAGTATTGCAC ATTGATGGAAGAGATGGCAACCATGACAGACATGGTGATGGAGATTCCGGTGGTTTTAACGCTAATGATGACCATGGTCGTGATGGCCCAGATCATGGCAAGGACTTCCACTCCCTGGGTGACAAGGAGAATACCAAGAAAGTCAATAATGGAACCCTGGGTGGAGTTACAAATGCATAA
- the LOC132645599 gene encoding uncharacterized protein LOC132645599 isoform X4: MVKSAPPKKKKRASRKGVKFDPLSVYDFTDTDNDLSSEEIEETSSDSMDSKLQTTPKSNVKKYPGAKGSVRGKSGRKKKLLKDVGKNKGKSLQVVAGDKVIIGSKKRKLDNGPSSPSNLKTWDFYIPPNKHFHTRVSSQTNCEVVKLLKSKLDDRQLQIFRGTRFGYFLDLPDVIVQNQLIHSLLLRQVVPENEDELWFKVNGTKLRFGLAELGIITGLKCCGDADKGYESSGPNRLMDMYFSGLKKVPKPLLVDCFLQKRWRSDEDAVKIAVLYFIHTFLFSTATKKTFITKADFDIVESGDYETFPWGILVLRAMVESMSNRLREGLKMYRLGGLPLALQCWFYECCTIVDGKLAHRVDNKVPRILNWKIKKQPTLNELSGGFFKISRDKLKFKNVSPTEFEQFHLDLPESSGNPNDEVASRDLLAIQASEDDFSIPPSEDDFSTPPRKNKNQPKTQSDPPVNNLERIAELKRLSDEQSELKSDIREMSLKQSRRCRRNNRKRIIQKLMEEMATMTDMVMEIPVVLTLMMTMVVMAQIMARTSTPWVTRRIPRKSIMEPWVELQMHKESLFSLSYI, translated from the exons ATGGTAAAGTCGGCTCcacccaagaaaaagaaaagagcaaGCAGAAAAGGGGTGAAATTCGACCCTTTGTCTGTTTATGATTTTACTGATACTGATAATGATTTATCATCAGAGGAAATTGAAGAAACTAGTTCTGATTCTATGGATTCCAAGTTGCAAACAACCCCTAAATCTAATGTCAAGAAATACCCTGGAGCTAAAGGTTCTGTAAGAGGTAAATCAGGTAGAAAAAAGAAGCTGCTAAAGGATGTTGGAAAAAATAAGGGTAAATCTTTACAGGTGGTTGCTGGGGATAAAGTTATTATTGGATCAAAAAAGAGAAAGCTGGATAATGGTCCTTCAAGCCCCTCTAATTTGAAG ACTTGGGATTTCTATATTCCACCAAATAAACATTTCCACACGCGTGTAAGTTCGCAAACAAATTGTGAAGTCGTTAAATTGTTGAAGAGCAAGTTGGATGATAGACAGCTCCAGATCTTCAGGGGAACCCGATTCGGGTACTTTCTAGATTTGCCTGATGTAATTGTACAGAACCAGCTTATACATTCCTTATTGCTCAGGCAGGTGGTCCCAGAAAATGAGGACGAACTGTGGTTTAAAGTGAACGGAACCAAGTTGCGTTTTGGACTGGCAGAATTGGGGATTATTACTGGTTTGAAATGTTGTGGTGATGCTGATAAGGGTTACGAATCCAGTGGTCCCAATAGGTTGATGGATATGTACTTTTCTGGACTTAAAAAGGTACCCAAGCCGTTATTAGTTGACTGCTTCCTCCAAAAGAGATGGAGGTCGGACGAGGATGCGGTCAAGATTGCTGTGCTGTATTTTATACACACGTTCTTGTTCTCAACTGCGACTAAGAAAACGTTCATCACGAAGGCTGATTTTGATATTGTTGAGAGTGGGGATTATGAGACATTCCCTTGGGGTATACTTGTACTTAGAGCCATGGTGGAGTCCATGAGCAATAGGTTGCGGGAGGGTCTAAAGATGTATAGGCTTGGGGGTTTACCTTTGGCTTTACAGTGTTGGTTCTACGAGTGCTGCACTATTGTTGATGGCAAGTTGGCTCACCGGGTTGACAATAAAGTACCTCGTATTCTTAATTGGAAAATTAAGAAGCAACCGACCTTGAATGAGTTGTCTGGTGGGTTCTTCAAGATCAGCAGGGACAAG TTGAAGTTCAAGAATGTTTCTCCGACGGAGTTTGAGCAATTTCACTTGGATTTGCCTGAATCATCTGGAAATCCAAATGATGAGGTGGCATCCAGAGATCTTCTTGCAATTCAAGCTAGTGAGGATGACTTCAGCATTCCTCCTAGTGAGGATGACTTCAGCACTCCTCCTAGAAAAAACAAAAATCAGCCCAAAACCCAATCGGACCCCCCAGTGAACAATTTGGAGAGGATTGCCGAGCTCAAACGACTTTCTGATGAACAGTCGGAGTTGAAGAGTGATATTCGAGAG ATGTCTTTAAAGCAATCGAGACGTTGTCGAAGAAACAATCGGAAAAGGATAATTCAGAA ATTGATGGAAGAGATGGCAACCATGACAGACATGGTGATGGAGATTCCGGTGGTTTTAACGCTAATGATGACCATGGTCGTGATGGCCCAGATCATGGCAAGGACTTCCACTCCCTGGGTGACAAGGAGAATACCAAGAAAGTCAATAATGGAACCCTGGGTGGAGTTACAAATGCATAAGGAAAGTCTATTTTCGCTGTCCTACATTTAA